AACACTAAAAGGATTTAAAAAAATTAATTTCTACAAATACATTCCTCCGGAAGCTTCAATCCTTTGGGCGGTAATCCAACCTGCAGATTCTGAACAAACGAAAGCTACAATACCACCTATATCTGTGGGCAACCCTACTCTACCCAATGCAGTAATTGAAGCTACGTATTTTTCGAGTTCGGGATGTGCCGCAAAAGCTGCTTTTGTAAAATTAGTTTTCATAATTCCAGGCACTACTAAATTGGCAGTAATTTTTCGGTGTCCCAATTCTTTTGCTAAGTATTTAGTCAAAACTTCAACCGCTCCTTTCATAGCAGCGTAGGCAGCATAACCTGGAGTAGCAAAACGGGTTAATCCAGTTGAAATATTTACAATTCTACCATTATCCGCTATAAGAGGCAATGCACGTTGAGTGAAAAAATAGACTCCTTTAAAATGCACATTCATCAAATTATCAAAATCATCTTCAGTAGTGTCCGGAAATAAGGAATATGCATCATGTCCAGCATTGTTAACGAGAAAATCAAAAGTATTTCGATTCCAATTTTCATTCAAAATGACAGATAATTTATTGTAAAATGCATCAAATGTGAATGTCTTTGCAATATCTAATTGCATCGCAACAGCAGTTCTCCCTATACTTTTAATTTCGCTGACCACTTCATCAGCTTCCTCATTATTATTGCGATACACTACAATAACATCAGAACCGGATTGGGCAAGTTTTAATGCCATGTCTTTACCTAAACCTCTATTTGCTCCGGTAACTAAAGCAATTTTGTTATTTGTCTCCATCTTTATCTTTTTTTAATTGTTTTGATGTTACAAAAATAAAAGTAGGTCCATTGTAGATTATGGCAATTGGCTCTATAAAAAATCGAATTCCTATAAGAAATCAATACTAATTTAGCGCAGAGGGGCAAGTGTTTTCTATAGAATTTAAGTAATTCTTTACGTTTATATTAATGAATAAAAGTATATCAAATTTAATGTATTTAAAATACAATTTGAAGATTTAGAAGAAATAATAATCAGATTTCAATCATCAAAAAGAAACAAAACGAAACTCGAACAATAATATATGCAAAATTACACATATCTGATTATGAGCCGTTAAACAATTTAGACTAAATAAAAAGCAGCGATAAAGAATTTAGAACTGCTTACGTTTTCATTTTTTTCTTTTTGGCTGCAGGGAACAATACATTATTTAAAATCAAGCGATACCCCGGAGAATTTGGGTGTAAATCTAAAACGGTAGCAGGGTCTCCCACCTGATGCTGAAAATCTTCAGGATCATGTCCGGAATAATATGTAAACATGCCTTTTCCTTTTTCGCCATGGATATAACGGGCTTCTCCATTGAGTTCACAAGTCCCCATAATCAACACATTCGATTTGATAAGTTCTGCATCAAATGCAGTGGTTTGCCCCATAAACCCCTTTACTAATTGTGTATGATTTTGGCACAGCATGCTGGGAATAGGATCCCATTTTGCTGAAAATTCCATTAAAGTAAAATAATCTTTCTCCATAGGAATTCTGCGTTTCATAGTCATATCAATATCGGAGAACTCATATTGTTCGGGTCTTCTTTCTAATGTAAAATCTTTGAAAGCAAAAGAATTTCCATAATTCATTTTTGATTGATAGTTTGCTGTACTCGCATCACCATCAAACATTGATTCACAAATATCAATACCATCTGCTGCCAAAGCTATATCAAAACTATCTGTTGCAGAACACATGGCAAACATAAACCCCCCGCCTATAACAAAATCCCTGATTTTTTTGGCCACAGCACCTTTCTCTTGTGAGACTTTAGAATATCCTAAATTAGTTGCTAAAACTTCGGCATCTTTCTTTTGCTCTATATACCAAGGTGTGTTTTTATATGCACCGTAAAATTTCCCGTAGTGCCCGGTAAAGTCTTCATGATGCAAATGCAACCAATCATAAAGCAGTAATTGATCGCTAAGCACTTCTTCGTCATAAATGGGTGTAAACGGTATTTCTGCATAAGTTAAGACCAAGGTGACTGCGTCGTCCCAAGGTTGTTTCCCTTTTGGTGTATAAACCGCTATTTTAGGCGCTTTTTCTAACACAACCGATTCCATGTTTTGAGAAGGACTTGAGATCTCGTTCAAAATAGTTGTTTCTTCATTGTCTGACAAAATTTCAAAACTCACACCGCGGATTTGACATTCTTTACGAATTTCTGCAGCATCTGGCAACAAAAATGAGCCTCCGCGATAATTGAGTAACCAACTGGCTTTGTAATTTTTGTCTAAACACCAATAGGTAATTCCATATGCTTTAAGATGATTTTGTTGCGAAGTTTCATCCATTGGCAACAAAATAAAGGATGCTTTTGCTGAAAAGGAAATAAAAATTAGAAAAATATAAAGTGACTTTCTGAAAGGCATTACTGTTTTTTATTTCAAAGATAACCGTTTTTAAGCGATGATATTCATAAAAAAATCCGCTATTGAAGCGGATTAAATCGATATATTAAAAAGGTACATCACTATCATCATCAAGATTATTCAAATTACTTCCGAAAGCTTCATTGGCAGAAGGCAAATTTTTAGTAATAAATGAATTCTCATCTTGGTTCATGCTTGAAGGCAAGTCGTCATAACCACCACTGTAATCTTCGAGATTATCAAATTTACCCAAATTACCAATAAATTTCAATCGAACATTTTCTATACTACCATTACGGTGTTTTGCGATCATTATCTCTGCCTGACCTGCAGTTGGCGAAGCCTCATCATCATCCCATTCGTCAATTTTATAATATTCAGGACGATATAAAAACGAAACAATATCAGCATCTTGCTCAATCGCTCCCGATTCACGAAGGTCAGAAAGCAACGGTCTTTTACTAGAACCACGGGTCTCCACCGCACGAGATAATTGAGAAAGTGCAATAACAGGAACATTTAATTCCTTGGCTAGTGCTTTTAAGTTTCGGGAAATTGTTGAAATCTCCTGTTCTCTGTTCCCTCCGCCTTTTCCGTTTCCTCCGGCCGTCATCAATTGCAAATAATCCACAATGATAATTCGGATACCATGTTGGGAAACCAAACGTCTGGCTTTTGCTCTCAAATCAAAAATGGATAATGAAGGTGTATCATCAATAAAAAGTGGCGCTTTTTCCAGGTTTTTGACTTTGGTACTCAATTGTTCCCACTCGTGTTTTTCTAATTTTCCTGTACGTAATTTTTCTGATGACAAGCCTGTTTCCGAAGAAATTAAACGGGTAATTAACTGAACTGATGCCATTTCTAAAGAAAATAAAGCAACAGGCATTCCAAAATCAATAGCCATATTTCTGGCCATCGATAATACAAATGCAGTTTTCCCCATCGCTGGTCTGGCTGCAATAATGATTAAATCACTTGGCTGCCAACCAGATGTAATCTTATCTAATTTATCAAAACCAGTCGCAACACCACTCAATCCTTCCTGACCGGCAATTTCTTCAATTCGTTTTTTAGCTTGTAATACTAAACTTTGTGCCGTTTCGGAACTACGTTTAATATTTCCTTGTGTTACTTCATATAATTTTGATTCGGCTCTATCTAATAAATCAAAAACATCTGTTGTTTCATCGTAAGATTCTTCAATAATTTCAGATGAAATACGAATCAGACTGCGTTGAATAAATTTTTGAAGAATAATTCTGGAGTGAAATTCAATGTGTGCAGAAGAAGATATTTTCTGAGTTAATTGAATTAAGTAAAAATCACCTCCAGCCAACTCCAATTTTGCATTTTTCTTGAGTTGAGCAGAAACGGTTAATAAGTCAATGGGCTGCGTTTCTGTAAACAGTTGAACGATAGCCTCAAAAATATGTTTGTGAGCGTCTTTGTAAAAAGCATCAGGTTGTAAAATGTCGATGACATCATCTACTCCTTTTTTGTCAATCATCATCGCACCAAGTACAGCTTCTTCTAGCTCTAACACTTGGGGAGGTAACTTTCCTTTTTCAAGACTTATGATAGTCGATTTATCTACCTTCACAGGATTTATATTTCTGAAATTTTCCATGGAGCGAAAGTAACAAAAATTAAAAAATTATGACCACTGAGTTATTACAAAAATTTGTTGATAAGTAACTATTTTTTGTTTATAACCCAAAAAAAATCCGAAACCACAAGGCTTCGGATTGTATATAATTTTGTAAGATTTTATTCTTTAAAATCGCCCATTTTACAGTATTTATCCATTCTTTGAGCAACTAATTCTGTTGTTGATAAGTCTTTTAACTCATTAAATCCTTTCATGATATATTGCTCCACTGTTTTGAATGTACTGGCTCTGTCATAATGAGCCCCACCAAGTGGTTCAGGTATAATATCATCAATTAATTTTTGTTTTTTCATGTCAGTAGAAGTTAATTTCAAAGCTTCGGCAGCTTGTTCTTTATACTCCCAACTTTTCCATAAAATAGAAGAGCAAGATTCTGGAGAAATTACTGAATACCATGTGTTTTCAAGCATATAAACGCGATCTCCAACACCTATTCCCAAAGCTCCTCCCGATGCACCTTCACCAACAATAACAGTTATAATAGGCACTTTTAAACGAACCATTTCAAAAATATTTCTTGCAATGGCTTCTCCTTGTCCGCGTTCTTCGGCTTCAAGTCCAGGATAAGCTCCCGGAGTATCAACCAAAGTCAATACCGGAATTCCGAATTTCTCGGCCATTTTCATTAAACGCAATGCCTTTCTATATCCTTCAGGATTTGCCATCCCAAAGTTTCTGTATTGACGGGTTTTAGTGTTGAATCCTTTTTGTTGACCTACAATCATAAAAGATTGTCCATCTATTTTACCTAAACCACCAATCATGGCTTTATCATCTTTAAATCCTCTGTCTCCGTGAAGTTCCAGAAAAGTATCTCCGCAAAGTGCTTTGATATGATCTAAGGTATAAGGTCTGCTTGGATGTCTTGATAATTGTACACGTTGCCAAGCCGTCAGGTTTTTATAGATATGTCGTTTGGTTTCTTCTAGTTTCTTGTTGATTTGTTTACAAGTATTCGTCACATCAACATCTGATTCCTGACCAATAACAACACATTTTTCTAACTGTTCTTCCAGTTCTTTTATAGGAAGCTCAAAATCTAAATATTCCATAGGATTTTTGCTTTATTTTTTTCTGATTTGGAAATGCAAATATAAAATTTAAAATCGTTTG
This region of Flavobacterium lacustre genomic DNA includes:
- a CDS encoding SDR family NAD(P)-dependent oxidoreductase, translating into METNNKIALVTGANRGLGKDMALKLAQSGSDVIVVYRNNNEEADEVVSEIKSIGRTAVAMQLDIAKTFTFDAFYNKLSVILNENWNRNTFDFLVNNAGHDAYSLFPDTTEDDFDNLMNVHFKGVYFFTQRALPLIADNGRIVNISTGLTRFATPGYAAYAAMKGAVEVLTKYLAKELGHRKITANLVVPGIMKTNFTKAAFAAHPELEKYVASITALGRVGLPTDIGGIVAFVCSESAGWITAQRIEASGGMYL
- a CDS encoding asparagine synthetase B: MPFRKSLYIFLIFISFSAKASFILLPMDETSQQNHLKAYGITYWCLDKNYKASWLLNYRGGSFLLPDAAEIRKECQIRGVSFEILSDNEETTILNEISSPSQNMESVVLEKAPKIAVYTPKGKQPWDDAVTLVLTYAEIPFTPIYDEEVLSDQLLLYDWLHLHHEDFTGHYGKFYGAYKNTPWYIEQKKDAEVLATNLGYSKVSQEKGAVAKKIRDFVIGGGFMFAMCSATDSFDIALAADGIDICESMFDGDASTANYQSKMNYGNSFAFKDFTLERRPEQYEFSDIDMTMKRRIPMEKDYFTLMEFSAKWDPIPSMLCQNHTQLVKGFMGQTTAFDAELIKSNVLIMGTCELNGEARYIHGEKGKGMFTYYSGHDPEDFQHQVGDPATVLDLHPNSPGYRLILNNVLFPAAKKKKMKT
- the dnaB gene encoding replicative DNA helicase yields the protein MENFRNINPVKVDKSTIISLEKGKLPPQVLELEEAVLGAMMIDKKGVDDVIDILQPDAFYKDAHKHIFEAIVQLFTETQPIDLLTVSAQLKKNAKLELAGGDFYLIQLTQKISSSAHIEFHSRIILQKFIQRSLIRISSEIIEESYDETTDVFDLLDRAESKLYEVTQGNIKRSSETAQSLVLQAKKRIEEIAGQEGLSGVATGFDKLDKITSGWQPSDLIIIAARPAMGKTAFVLSMARNMAIDFGMPVALFSLEMASVQLITRLISSETGLSSEKLRTGKLEKHEWEQLSTKVKNLEKAPLFIDDTPSLSIFDLRAKARRLVSQHGIRIIIVDYLQLMTAGGNGKGGGNREQEISTISRNLKALAKELNVPVIALSQLSRAVETRGSSKRPLLSDLRESGAIEQDADIVSFLYRPEYYKIDEWDDDEASPTAGQAEIMIAKHRNGSIENVRLKFIGNLGKFDNLEDYSGGYDDLPSSMNQDENSFITKNLPSANEAFGSNLNNLDDDSDVPF
- a CDS encoding acetyl-CoA carboxylase carboxyltransferase subunit alpha: MEYLDFELPIKELEEQLEKCVVIGQESDVDVTNTCKQINKKLEETKRHIYKNLTAWQRVQLSRHPSRPYTLDHIKALCGDTFLELHGDRGFKDDKAMIGGLGKIDGQSFMIVGQQKGFNTKTRQYRNFGMANPEGYRKALRLMKMAEKFGIPVLTLVDTPGAYPGLEAEERGQGEAIARNIFEMVRLKVPIITVIVGEGASGGALGIGVGDRVYMLENTWYSVISPESCSSILWKSWEYKEQAAEALKLTSTDMKKQKLIDDIIPEPLGGAHYDRASTFKTVEQYIMKGFNELKDLSTTELVAQRMDKYCKMGDFKE